The genomic region GACGACTGCTGCACCTTCGACAGTTCCTGGCCGAGCAGCTCGCGCACGAGCTCCTTCAGTCCGTGACGATCGGTGTAGGTGCGCACGAGCCGCGACGCGGTCTTGGTGCAATATACCGGCGCCGCCATCACGCCGAGATAGAAGCGGATCGCGGCAAGATCGAACCGGGCATAATGATAGAGCTTGAGCCGTTCCGAATCGCTCAGCAACGCCCGCAGATTGGGCGCGTCGTACAGGCTGCGTGGACCGAAGCGGACGAGATGCTCGTCGCCGCCGCCATCGGAAAGCTGCACCACGCACAGCCGGTCGCGGGGAGTGACGAGGCCCATCGTCTCGGTGTCGACCGCGATCGATGCGCCGGGCGCGAACAGGCCCTCGGGAAGGTCTTCTTCGTGGAAATGAACTGCCATCCCGCGCGCATAGGCGGG from Sphingosinithalassobacter sp. CS137 harbors:
- a CDS encoding ribonuclease D codes for the protein MAVHFHEEDLPEGLFAPGASIAVDTETMGLVTPRDRLCVVQLSDGGGDEHLVRFGPRSLYDAPNLRALLSDSERLKLYHYARFDLAAIRFYLGVMAAPVYCTKTASRLVRTYTDRHGLKELVRELLGQELSKVQQSSDWGGPELSDAQRDYAASDVRHLHALKTELDRRLEREGRMPLAQACFDFLPSRAELDLAGWPDIDIFAHV